In a genomic window of Arvicanthis niloticus isolate mArvNil1 chromosome 8, mArvNil1.pat.X, whole genome shotgun sequence:
- the Jcad gene encoding junctional cadherin 5-associated protein isoform X1: MYSVEDLLISHGYKPARDATAPREDKSERCKSTRTEPRAGQGLLNGYRDGPTAHAHSRTSLGTGHVSNSENRSSKPRGHREHRSASSRTPEAGFLNQPSLAWSSQPQRGRDDIYWSRGRQEGSGSLCPRDRKELESRGMAQTHSLPIHVRESPWEVAGRTEHVIKNAVWEEELRMPTPTKGEDVSLGSWKQPRKLGRQASDGDGQKRSQERFEDLYQFVHGEPMLASQTRKKAQSLPRALSPKGLNFTEIPVPLYDGHISGIPKAPSYPPSCPPPLEPTRNLEKAGPSGPFPRPKFGKPLKTLCYGSHSQPRGEGGFQDHQHREPRGSYPTRSKDPSHELGMLDTGLEPPVYVPPPSYRSPPQHIPNPYLEDPVPRHVSSGQSQQQQLPEKPEASCPLPSGSLAARDLYDAMPGSPPQGLPPHPYPLATHGSSIQYIPFDDPRIRHIKLAQPPEFYEEAKLDGTSYNSSFITTQEPALGKRQYDDALSAPRGSTPPPVSERGSAFAHSSPQWLQGQLSMGIEPGGFPSQTEHHVMRGLTTDMRDSRAESYASSPQPPSEGTCKTYTKLRKFETGIQSKKNSKKKSNATIFCLVSVPVKSESLGPDTDTNNNDLKLGADTTHGLCQGPALEEQSLLSMSSSDLELQALMGSTAWRRASPRHGLGESEDSRTDDPRILHLIRPKELQASGSWPGHQYRDQQTQTSFPEDSKSSQPLPATKPGEASKAAPTPMCPDTTASEVQLHAALASSDPNQKPSGPHLRGQMSLSPSQNSAFSRTSSAINQASMPKGASDQLPSASPVPKPEVVKGESTTGQCNSTQLFGQFLLKPVSRRPWDLISQLESFNKELQEEEESHGASSGGSSDNSEAEQPEDSADSRAKSWGHQETRTEQWLAGLPLEDAASPEGRLNESQNWSEEPKPGHPCAHPQSSGPSQEEDSRGVPAQQADGSLTAEQKSQEVLNGTCEGDISPRPVSRIAPVDTKAAPFFCLTEPRGSQELTKVSSALGSVQLGRETPTKVDSDGDTEVLPCVLPFADKYGGLSTPDFRSLELTLGQEQRAYKSEYLGLENTMEVLPSESLQERAERILGIEVAVESLLPGARRTEQSQLPEPDASTCGPRSSREDSLSSLAPTGAPMVATDAFYGRRKCGWTESPLFVGERAPQASVCSDVEGFPASQAPSPEPEKNEEEAKPPFKSTLFHFMEKSTHVVGPEKRLRNPSKVIESLQEKLVSPPKRADSVRLIRMREVNSLSQMRGLSSKSADSMEEPDPLKGTKSPAWLSEGLTSPSGKDQAWQAGHLPSVSQNENGHPEVPREKMSDHDLWCADSYDPSRVERV; encoded by the exons GTTTTTAAATCAACCCTCCTTAGCATGGTCCTCTCAGCCCCAACGTGGTAGAGACGACATCTATTGGAGCCGAGGAAGGCAGGAGGGCAGTGGCTCCCTGTGTCCCAGGGATCGGAAAGAACTGGAGAGCAGAGGAATGGCTCAGACTCACAGCCTGCCCATCCATGTGAGAGAGAGTCCGTGGGAAGTTGCAGGAAGAACAGAGCATGTGATAAAGAACGCCGTTTGGGAAGAAGAGCTGAGGATGCCGACTCCCACTAAGGGAGAAGACGTGAGCTTGGGAAGCTGGAAGCAGCCGAGGAAGTTAGGGAGGCAGGCGTCTGATGGTGATGGACAGAAAAGGTCCCAGGAAAGGTTTGAGGATCTGTACCAATTTGTTCATGGAGagcccatgctggcatctcagaCCAGAAAGAAAGCCCAGTCATTGCCCCGAGCTCTTTCTCCTAAGGGCCTGAATTTCACAGAAATCCCTGTTCCACTATATGATGGTCACATATCAGGTATACCCAAAGCGCCATCATACCCTCCCAGCTGCCCACCACCTTTGGAACCTACAAGGAACCTTGAGAAGGCTGGTCCCTCGGGCCCTTTTCCCAGGCCTAAGTTTGGGAAGCCCCTTAAGACTCTGTGTTATGGCTCTCACTCACAGCCCAGGGGAGAAGGTGGATTTCAGGACCACCAGCACAGGGAGCCACGTGGCTCCTACCCAACAAGAAGTAAGGATCCCAGCCATGAGTTAGGTATGCTGGATACTGGCTTGGAGCCCCCAGTGTATGTGCCCCCACCTTCATACAGATCACCCCCTCAGCACATTCCAAACCCCTACCTTGAAGATCCTGTGCCCAGGCACGTGAGCAGTGGCCAGAGTCAGCAGCAGCAACTACCTGAGAAACCTGAGGCCAGCTGTCCACTTCCTTCCGGCTCCCTTGCAGCTAGGGATCTCTATGATGCAATGCCTGGCTCTCCTCCTCAAGGTCTTCCTCCACACCCCTATCCTCTGGCCACCCATGGGAGTTCTATCCAGTACATTCCATTTGATGATCCACGGATCCGACATATCAAACTAGCTCAGCCCCCAGAATTCTATGAAGAGGCAAAGCTTGATGGCACatcctataactccagtttcatcaCTACCCAGGAACCAGCTCTTGGGAAAAGACAGTATGATGATGCCCTTTCAGCACCACGGGGCTCAACACCCCCACCAGTAAGTGAGCGGGGCTCAGCCTTTGCCCACTCCAGCCCCCAGTGgctgcagggccagctctccatgGGCATTGAACCTGGAGGCTTCCCTAGCCAAACAGAGCATCATGTCATGAGAGGATTAACAACTGATATGAGAGACAGCAGGGCAGAAAGCTATGCCTCTTCCCCACAGCCACCGAGTGAAGGTACCTGCAAAACCTACACTAAGCTCAGGAAGTTTGAAACTGGGATACAGAGcaagaaaaattcaaagaagaaaagtaatgcAACCATATTTTGTTTGGTCTCTGTCCCAGTTAAATCTGAGTCACTTGGGCCAGATACAGATACAAACAACAATGACTTAAAGCTGGGAGCTGATACGACCCATGGGCTGTGTCAGGGTCCTGCCCTGGAGGAGCAGAGTCTGCTGAGCATGTCTTCCTCCGACCTGGAGCTGCAAGCCCTCATGGGAAGCACAGCTTGGAGAAGAGCATCCCCAAGGCACGGTCTGGGGGAGTCAGAAGACAGCCGAACTGATGACCCCAGAATCCTCCACCTTATCAGACCCAAAGAGCTCCAGGCTTCTGGCTCATGGCCAGGACACCAATACAGAGATCAGCAGACCCAAACCAGTTTCCCTGAAGACTCCAAAAGCTCACAGCCCCTCCCTGCCACAAAGCCAGGAGAGGCTAGCAAAGCAGCACCGACCCCAATGTGCCCAGATACCACTGCCTCTGAAGTACAGCTGCATGCGGCCTTAGCATCCAGTGACCCAAATCAGAAGCCCAGTGGACCTCACCTTCGAGGGCAAATGTCCCTCAGCCCATCTCAAAACAGTGCTTTCTCAAGGACGTCCTCAGCCATAAACCAGGCATCTATGCCCAAAGGGGCCTCTGACCAGCTCCCAAGTGCCAGCCCTGTTCCCAAGCCAGAGGTGGTGAAGGGGGAGTCCACAACAGGCCAGTGCAATAGCACACAACTCTTTGGTCAGTTTCTCTTGAAACCAGTTAGCCGGCGGCCCTGGGATCTGATAAGTCAGTTAGAAAGTTTTAACAAGGAGcttcaggaagaggaagaaagccaTGGTGCTAGTAGTGGGGGCAGTAGTGACAACAGTGAGGCCGAACAGCCAGAGGACAGTGCTGACTCCAGAGCCAAGAGCTGGGGCCACCAGGAAACTAGAACAGAACAGTGGCTTGCAGGGCTGCCACTGGAGGATGCAGCGTCCCCAGAAGGAAGACTTAATGAGTCACAGAACTGGAGTGAGGAACCAAAACCTGGCCACCCATGTGCCCATCCACAGTCCTCAGGCCCATCACAGGAGGAAGACAGCAGAGGTGTTCCAGCCCAACAGGCAGATGGGAGCCTGACTGCAGAGCAGAAAAGCCAGGAGGTTTTGAATGGGACCTGTGAGGGGGATATTAGCCCAAGGCCTGTGAGCAGGATTGCACCGGTTGACACAAAAGCAGCCCCTTTCTTCTGTCTGACAGAACCGAGAGGAAGTCAAGAACTCACCAAAGTCAGCAGTGCTTTAGGGTCTGTGCAGCTCGGCAGAGAGACTCCCACAAAGGTGGACAGTGATGGGGACACAGAAGTCCTACCCTGTGTCCTGCCCTTTGCTGACAAATATGGAGGCCTCTCAACACCAGACTTTCGGTCTTTAGAGCTCACACTAGGACAAGAGCAGAGAGCCTATAAATCAGAGTATCTGGGCTTAGAGAACACCATGGAAGTCCTTCCAAGTGAGTCTCTGCAGGAAAGGGCAGAGAGGATTCTGGGCATCGAGGTGGCTGTGGAGTCCCTTCTGCCAGGTGCCAGGAGAACAGAACAGAGCCAGCTCCCTGAGCCTGATGCAAGTACCTGCGGCCCAAGGTCCTCCAGAGAGGACTCCTTGTCCAGCCTGGCGCCTACAGGGGCCCCCATGGTGGCCACTGATGCCTTCTATGGCAGGAGGAAGTGTGGCTGGACTGAGAGCCCCCTTTTTGTAGGAGAAAGAGCCCCCCAGGCTTCTGTATGCTCAGATGTGGAGGGGTTCCCTGCAAGCCAGGCCCCCAGTCCTGAGCCTGAGAAAAACGAGGAGGAGGCGAAACCACCCTTCAAGTCCACTCTGTTCCATTTCATGGAGAAGTCCACACATGTGGTGGGCCCTGAAAAGAGGCTCAGAAACCCTTCCAAAGTGATCGAGAGCTTACAAGAAAAACTAGTATCACCTCCAAAGAGGGCAGACTCAGTTCGCTTGATAAGAATGAGGGAGGTAAACTCCTTGTCTCAGATGAGAGGTCTGAGCTCCAAAAGTGCAGACTCCATGGAGGAGCCCGACCCTTTAAAGGGCACCAAGAGTCCAGCCTGGCTCTCAGAAGGCCTTACTTCCCCGAGTGGTAAAGACCAGGCCTGGCAAGCGGGGCATCTGCCCTCTGTCTCTCAAAACGAGAACGGACACCCTGAAGTTCCAAGAGAGAAGATGTCAGACCACGACTTGTGGTGTGCAG ATTCCTATGATCCCAGTCGAGTGGAGAGGGTGTGA
- the Jcad gene encoding junctional cadherin 5-associated protein isoform X2, whose product MFLNQPSLAWSSQPQRGRDDIYWSRGRQEGSGSLCPRDRKELESRGMAQTHSLPIHVRESPWEVAGRTEHVIKNAVWEEELRMPTPTKGEDVSLGSWKQPRKLGRQASDGDGQKRSQERFEDLYQFVHGEPMLASQTRKKAQSLPRALSPKGLNFTEIPVPLYDGHISGIPKAPSYPPSCPPPLEPTRNLEKAGPSGPFPRPKFGKPLKTLCYGSHSQPRGEGGFQDHQHREPRGSYPTRSKDPSHELGMLDTGLEPPVYVPPPSYRSPPQHIPNPYLEDPVPRHVSSGQSQQQQLPEKPEASCPLPSGSLAARDLYDAMPGSPPQGLPPHPYPLATHGSSIQYIPFDDPRIRHIKLAQPPEFYEEAKLDGTSYNSSFITTQEPALGKRQYDDALSAPRGSTPPPVSERGSAFAHSSPQWLQGQLSMGIEPGGFPSQTEHHVMRGLTTDMRDSRAESYASSPQPPSEGTCKTYTKLRKFETGIQSKKNSKKKSNATIFCLVSVPVKSESLGPDTDTNNNDLKLGADTTHGLCQGPALEEQSLLSMSSSDLELQALMGSTAWRRASPRHGLGESEDSRTDDPRILHLIRPKELQASGSWPGHQYRDQQTQTSFPEDSKSSQPLPATKPGEASKAAPTPMCPDTTASEVQLHAALASSDPNQKPSGPHLRGQMSLSPSQNSAFSRTSSAINQASMPKGASDQLPSASPVPKPEVVKGESTTGQCNSTQLFGQFLLKPVSRRPWDLISQLESFNKELQEEEESHGASSGGSSDNSEAEQPEDSADSRAKSWGHQETRTEQWLAGLPLEDAASPEGRLNESQNWSEEPKPGHPCAHPQSSGPSQEEDSRGVPAQQADGSLTAEQKSQEVLNGTCEGDISPRPVSRIAPVDTKAAPFFCLTEPRGSQELTKVSSALGSVQLGRETPTKVDSDGDTEVLPCVLPFADKYGGLSTPDFRSLELTLGQEQRAYKSEYLGLENTMEVLPSESLQERAERILGIEVAVESLLPGARRTEQSQLPEPDASTCGPRSSREDSLSSLAPTGAPMVATDAFYGRRKCGWTESPLFVGERAPQASVCSDVEGFPASQAPSPEPEKNEEEAKPPFKSTLFHFMEKSTHVVGPEKRLRNPSKVIESLQEKLVSPPKRADSVRLIRMREVNSLSQMRGLSSKSADSMEEPDPLKGTKSPAWLSEGLTSPSGKDQAWQAGHLPSVSQNENGHPEVPREKMSDHDLWCADSYDPSRVERV is encoded by the exons GTTTTTAAATCAACCCTCCTTAGCATGGTCCTCTCAGCCCCAACGTGGTAGAGACGACATCTATTGGAGCCGAGGAAGGCAGGAGGGCAGTGGCTCCCTGTGTCCCAGGGATCGGAAAGAACTGGAGAGCAGAGGAATGGCTCAGACTCACAGCCTGCCCATCCATGTGAGAGAGAGTCCGTGGGAAGTTGCAGGAAGAACAGAGCATGTGATAAAGAACGCCGTTTGGGAAGAAGAGCTGAGGATGCCGACTCCCACTAAGGGAGAAGACGTGAGCTTGGGAAGCTGGAAGCAGCCGAGGAAGTTAGGGAGGCAGGCGTCTGATGGTGATGGACAGAAAAGGTCCCAGGAAAGGTTTGAGGATCTGTACCAATTTGTTCATGGAGagcccatgctggcatctcagaCCAGAAAGAAAGCCCAGTCATTGCCCCGAGCTCTTTCTCCTAAGGGCCTGAATTTCACAGAAATCCCTGTTCCACTATATGATGGTCACATATCAGGTATACCCAAAGCGCCATCATACCCTCCCAGCTGCCCACCACCTTTGGAACCTACAAGGAACCTTGAGAAGGCTGGTCCCTCGGGCCCTTTTCCCAGGCCTAAGTTTGGGAAGCCCCTTAAGACTCTGTGTTATGGCTCTCACTCACAGCCCAGGGGAGAAGGTGGATTTCAGGACCACCAGCACAGGGAGCCACGTGGCTCCTACCCAACAAGAAGTAAGGATCCCAGCCATGAGTTAGGTATGCTGGATACTGGCTTGGAGCCCCCAGTGTATGTGCCCCCACCTTCATACAGATCACCCCCTCAGCACATTCCAAACCCCTACCTTGAAGATCCTGTGCCCAGGCACGTGAGCAGTGGCCAGAGTCAGCAGCAGCAACTACCTGAGAAACCTGAGGCCAGCTGTCCACTTCCTTCCGGCTCCCTTGCAGCTAGGGATCTCTATGATGCAATGCCTGGCTCTCCTCCTCAAGGTCTTCCTCCACACCCCTATCCTCTGGCCACCCATGGGAGTTCTATCCAGTACATTCCATTTGATGATCCACGGATCCGACATATCAAACTAGCTCAGCCCCCAGAATTCTATGAAGAGGCAAAGCTTGATGGCACatcctataactccagtttcatcaCTACCCAGGAACCAGCTCTTGGGAAAAGACAGTATGATGATGCCCTTTCAGCACCACGGGGCTCAACACCCCCACCAGTAAGTGAGCGGGGCTCAGCCTTTGCCCACTCCAGCCCCCAGTGgctgcagggccagctctccatgGGCATTGAACCTGGAGGCTTCCCTAGCCAAACAGAGCATCATGTCATGAGAGGATTAACAACTGATATGAGAGACAGCAGGGCAGAAAGCTATGCCTCTTCCCCACAGCCACCGAGTGAAGGTACCTGCAAAACCTACACTAAGCTCAGGAAGTTTGAAACTGGGATACAGAGcaagaaaaattcaaagaagaaaagtaatgcAACCATATTTTGTTTGGTCTCTGTCCCAGTTAAATCTGAGTCACTTGGGCCAGATACAGATACAAACAACAATGACTTAAAGCTGGGAGCTGATACGACCCATGGGCTGTGTCAGGGTCCTGCCCTGGAGGAGCAGAGTCTGCTGAGCATGTCTTCCTCCGACCTGGAGCTGCAAGCCCTCATGGGAAGCACAGCTTGGAGAAGAGCATCCCCAAGGCACGGTCTGGGGGAGTCAGAAGACAGCCGAACTGATGACCCCAGAATCCTCCACCTTATCAGACCCAAAGAGCTCCAGGCTTCTGGCTCATGGCCAGGACACCAATACAGAGATCAGCAGACCCAAACCAGTTTCCCTGAAGACTCCAAAAGCTCACAGCCCCTCCCTGCCACAAAGCCAGGAGAGGCTAGCAAAGCAGCACCGACCCCAATGTGCCCAGATACCACTGCCTCTGAAGTACAGCTGCATGCGGCCTTAGCATCCAGTGACCCAAATCAGAAGCCCAGTGGACCTCACCTTCGAGGGCAAATGTCCCTCAGCCCATCTCAAAACAGTGCTTTCTCAAGGACGTCCTCAGCCATAAACCAGGCATCTATGCCCAAAGGGGCCTCTGACCAGCTCCCAAGTGCCAGCCCTGTTCCCAAGCCAGAGGTGGTGAAGGGGGAGTCCACAACAGGCCAGTGCAATAGCACACAACTCTTTGGTCAGTTTCTCTTGAAACCAGTTAGCCGGCGGCCCTGGGATCTGATAAGTCAGTTAGAAAGTTTTAACAAGGAGcttcaggaagaggaagaaagccaTGGTGCTAGTAGTGGGGGCAGTAGTGACAACAGTGAGGCCGAACAGCCAGAGGACAGTGCTGACTCCAGAGCCAAGAGCTGGGGCCACCAGGAAACTAGAACAGAACAGTGGCTTGCAGGGCTGCCACTGGAGGATGCAGCGTCCCCAGAAGGAAGACTTAATGAGTCACAGAACTGGAGTGAGGAACCAAAACCTGGCCACCCATGTGCCCATCCACAGTCCTCAGGCCCATCACAGGAGGAAGACAGCAGAGGTGTTCCAGCCCAACAGGCAGATGGGAGCCTGACTGCAGAGCAGAAAAGCCAGGAGGTTTTGAATGGGACCTGTGAGGGGGATATTAGCCCAAGGCCTGTGAGCAGGATTGCACCGGTTGACACAAAAGCAGCCCCTTTCTTCTGTCTGACAGAACCGAGAGGAAGTCAAGAACTCACCAAAGTCAGCAGTGCTTTAGGGTCTGTGCAGCTCGGCAGAGAGACTCCCACAAAGGTGGACAGTGATGGGGACACAGAAGTCCTACCCTGTGTCCTGCCCTTTGCTGACAAATATGGAGGCCTCTCAACACCAGACTTTCGGTCTTTAGAGCTCACACTAGGACAAGAGCAGAGAGCCTATAAATCAGAGTATCTGGGCTTAGAGAACACCATGGAAGTCCTTCCAAGTGAGTCTCTGCAGGAAAGGGCAGAGAGGATTCTGGGCATCGAGGTGGCTGTGGAGTCCCTTCTGCCAGGTGCCAGGAGAACAGAACAGAGCCAGCTCCCTGAGCCTGATGCAAGTACCTGCGGCCCAAGGTCCTCCAGAGAGGACTCCTTGTCCAGCCTGGCGCCTACAGGGGCCCCCATGGTGGCCACTGATGCCTTCTATGGCAGGAGGAAGTGTGGCTGGACTGAGAGCCCCCTTTTTGTAGGAGAAAGAGCCCCCCAGGCTTCTGTATGCTCAGATGTGGAGGGGTTCCCTGCAAGCCAGGCCCCCAGTCCTGAGCCTGAGAAAAACGAGGAGGAGGCGAAACCACCCTTCAAGTCCACTCTGTTCCATTTCATGGAGAAGTCCACACATGTGGTGGGCCCTGAAAAGAGGCTCAGAAACCCTTCCAAAGTGATCGAGAGCTTACAAGAAAAACTAGTATCACCTCCAAAGAGGGCAGACTCAGTTCGCTTGATAAGAATGAGGGAGGTAAACTCCTTGTCTCAGATGAGAGGTCTGAGCTCCAAAAGTGCAGACTCCATGGAGGAGCCCGACCCTTTAAAGGGCACCAAGAGTCCAGCCTGGCTCTCAGAAGGCCTTACTTCCCCGAGTGGTAAAGACCAGGCCTGGCAAGCGGGGCATCTGCCCTCTGTCTCTCAAAACGAGAACGGACACCCTGAAGTTCCAAGAGAGAAGATGTCAGACCACGACTTGTGGTGTGCAG ATTCCTATGATCCCAGTCGAGTGGAGAGGGTGTGA